A window of Blautia argi genomic DNA:
CGAAATCGGAACACCTTTCTGTGTAACCTATGACTTTGATTCCGAAACTGATGGAGCAGTAACCGTTCGCGACAGAGATACCATGGAACAGGAAAGAATCAAGATTGAAGATTTAAAGGCTTATTTTGAGGAAAAATTCACATTTTAACTAGTTTTGAGACTTATAAGACCGCTACACGAAGAGGAGGAAACCTTTGTGTGGCGGTCTTTGTTTTTCGGGGAAAACTGTGGACAAAAGAGATTTTGCAGGAGAAGTATACGGTAGATTTTCTGGCAGTGGGGACAATATTGCACACCGGTCAATTCGGGAATCAGGAATTTCAGCCTCTTTTGATGTATTATGAAAGAGAAAATCCTCCTGTCGGTTGCTTGATAAAGAGGAAAGTTGTATGAAATAGATAAAAAAGTTGAAAAAAACAGAAAAATAATATGCAAAAATCCATATATCTATTGAATATATGGATTTTTTTTGTTATAATCTTCGATAGATTCATTTTCCGAGAAGGAGGAGAAGACAAAATGGCGAAAAAAAGAAATATTATTGTGGGACAGTCCGGCGGTCCTACCTCGGTAATTAATTCCAGCCTTGCAGGCGTGTACAAAAATGCCATTGAGCGTGGGTTTGATAAGGTATATGGTATGCTGCACGGCATACAGGGACTGTTAGATGAACAGTATGTGGATTTGTCTACGCAAATTCATTCTGAGCTTGACATTGAGCTTTTAAAAAGAACACCTTCTGCATTTTTGGGCTCCTGCCGCTTTAAGCTGCCGGAAATTCATGAGGACAGGGAAATTTATGAGAAAATCTTCCAGATTTTAAACAAACTGGAGATTGAAGCCTTTATCTACATTGGTGGTAATGATTCTATGGATACCATTAAAAAACTGTCTGATTATGCTATTCTCACAGGGCAGAGCCAGAAGTTTTTAGGTGTGCCGAAAACCATTGACAATGACCTGGCGCTTACAGACCATACACCTGGTTTTGGCAGCGCAGCCAAATATATCGGCGCTTCTACCAAAGAAGTCATTCGTGACGCGCAGGGGCTTACCTACAAAAAGAACATGATTACCATTATGGAAATCATGGGAAGAAATGCAGGCTGGCTGACAGGAGCAACGGCTCTTGCAAAGACGGAAGACTGCGATGGACCAGATTTGATTTACCTGCCGGAGATTCCTTTTGATATCGAAAAGTTTTTAAAGAAAGTGAAAGAACTTTTGAAGAAAAAATCTTCCATCGTGATTGCAGTTTCGGAGGGAATTAAGCTGGAGGACGGACGCTATGTCTGTGAACTGGGTAGCGTAGGCGATTATGTAGATGCATTTGGACATAAACAGCTTCAGGGAACAGCTACCTATCTGGCAAATTTCCTGGCAGCAGAGTGCGGTTGCAAGACCAGAGCCGTAGAGCTTTCCACACTGCAGAGAAGTGCTTCTCATATGGCTTCCCGTGTGGATATTGACGAGGCATTTATGGTAGGCGGAGCTGCGGTGAAGGCAGCAGACGAAGGTGACACCGGAAAGATGATTGTCATTGACCGTGTGTCCGATGACCCGTATATGAGCGCTACCGGTATTTATGACGTACACAGAATTGCCAATGAAGAAAAACTGGTTCCGAGAGAGTGGCTGAACCGGGAGGCAAATTATGTGACAAAAGATTTTGTGGACTATATTAAACCACTGATTCAGGGAGATTATCAGCCGATTATGGTAAATGGTCTGCCGCGTCATCTGGTTTTGAAAATGAAGAAGAAATAAAGGCGTTTTTGAGAGAAGTTTTTATAGAAATATGGGAATACAAAAAATGGGGAAAGTCAGTCCGAATGGGGGTTCGGACTGACTTACTTTTTGGTTAAATATTTGGAAGTTCTGGTTTTTTCATATAGGGAATTTGAATGTCAACAATAGTTCCTTCTTCAACTACACTTTCTATAGAGAGTCCATATTTTTTTCCATAATAACTTTGAATTCGTTGATGAACATTTAACAATCCAATAAAGTGATGGTTTTGTTGCATATTCTCTATATGGCTTTTTTCATTTTCCAAAGAATATAGAATTTCTTTTAGTCGTTCAGGTTTAATACCAGAACCGTTATCTATAAGAAAAAAGTGTAAAATTCCATCTTCCAGATTTGCGCTTAGATTAATACGACAATCGGTTTCCATTTGTGCAAAACCATGCTCTACGGAATTTTCCACAAGGGGCTGCAAAAGGAATGCAGGGATTTCTAAAGAATAGAAATCATCAGGTATACTACAATCAAATGTGAATTTACTTGGAAAACGGATATCCAGAATGGTTAAATATCGATAAATTTGTTGTATTTCTTCTTCCAGATAAACGACAGGAACTTTTTTCAGGTTATAACGGAGCAATTCGGACATACAGGAAGCAATAGTTTTGATTTCTGGTTCGTTATGTATATCTGCAATGGATTTAATACTGTTTAAGGTATTGTATAAAAAATGATGATTAATTTGCGTTTGAAGCATTTGAATATACATATTCTGCTCACTGAGTCTACTGGTGTAATTCTGGCGCAGGCTTTCGGTAAGACGCTTATTCAGATGATTAAAACTGGTTACAAGTTTTTGCAGTTCTCTATTTGAAGTTTTACCATCAACAGAAATCTCTTTGTAACTATTGAGGTCTTGAGAGTCCATCTGTTGACAGAGCAAAGTGATTGAGTGCGTCAAGCTGCGTGAAAGAAAGAGAGCCAGGATTAATCCGAGTAATAGTGTAAAAACAAAAATTGCAGAGTAATTTAGCAAATTGTGCTGATAAGCTTGTGTAATATTTTTATTGTTTAAACACTGCACAATGTGCCAACCTGTAGTTTGATTCAAACAACCATTGACAAGGTAATTTTCTTTACCGACAGATATGGTTTGGGTTTGTATAGGATCATTTTCCGGTATGTTTTTGCTGAATTTAGAAAGTTCATCGAAAAGAATCTGGGAACTTTCTGAGTTGATGTATTTGGAATCAGAGCAATAAGCCAGTGTGTTATGAGAATTAAAAATCATAATAACGCTACCGGGAGTCTTGGCGGAATTAAAAATAGTTTCTACAGAGGAAAAATCAATTCCTACATAACAGCTTCCAATTTCTTTGAAAGTATATCCATCATAAAGAATTTTGACCATAGGTAAAATCTTTTTTCCACTGATAAATGAATCCTGAATAGGTGCAAAATAAGTATGATAATTAGAGGTAAGAGCTTTTTCCTCCCAAGAGTTCATTTTTTCTAAAATTTCTTTATGGGTTTGGGCATTTAAAATATTATATTCAAAGGTATAATCATATCTACTGCGAAAAAGACAGGATATAACATTTGAATTCAAGCGGTTGGTTTGTATAAGCTGTTTAGTAAACATACTGCTGTCTTGTGAATAGGCAAGAAGATTATTGTCATAGTCAGTAATAAGAGCTTTTCGTATGTCATTGTTTAGAATATGCATATCTGCAATTTTTGTAGCATCATTCAAAAGTGTATTTAAAGTAAGGTCTGTTTGAGTCAGAATGGTTTCCATTGTTTGACTGAAATCTTCTTTGACGGTTGAAGCGGTTTGGTTTGCAGCTGTAATACCTAAAATTGTTGAAGGAATAATAAGTAATAGTAGCGAAGCAATAAATATTTGTGTTCGATAAGAAAAAAAGTGTGTTTTCATATAAATTTCTCCTAAAATAATATATTTGATTTATGGATTATTATAAACTATTGAAAAAGAGAAAAACAGATTTATGAATAAAATATATAAAAAACAAATAGAAATACTATTTTTTTTATAAGATAAGTTCTATTTTTAGAGTAAGTCCTTTACTATAATGAAACTATAAAAAATAAAGTTCAGGAGGAAATGAATATGAACAAAGTAGAACGTGTAAAAGCAGTTATGAACAATGAAATCCCGGATAAGATTCCGGCAGGCTTTTGGTTTCATTACAAGTCAGATTATACAGTGGAAGAAATGGCAGAGGCACATTTAAAGCTATACAGAGAAACAGATATGGATATTATAAAAATTATGCAGGATTATATGTATCCAATTGAAGGGGAAATTCATTGTGCGGAAGATTGGTACAACATTAAAATTAAAGGAACGGATTCTGAAGAGTTTCAAAAGCTATCTGCGGTTATTAAGAAAATCCGAGAAGAAGTAAAAGACGAAGTTCTTATATTTCAGACAATGTTTGGCCCTTTTAAAGCAGCTAGTATTGCGTTTGGCGATGATGTTCTTATGAAATATAGCAAAGAGGCACCAGAAGCGGTTGCGTATGGAATTGGTGTATTAGCGGAAGGCTTGGAAAAATGGGCCAAAGGTTATCTTGAAGCAGGAGCAGATGGTATTTACTATTCTGCACAATTTGGAGAAGAAGGGCGCTTTACAAAAGAACAGTGGGAAACATTGGTAAAGCCTTTTGATGTTCAGATTTTACATGTAGCAGAAAAAGAAGAGGGGAAATATAACATACTTCATATCTGTGGTGAACCAGAATATAAATTTAAAACGCATGTGGATTGGTTTACGGATTATCCAGGTGACTTGGTAAACTGGTCTGTGAAAGACAATGCTTATAGTTTGGAGCAAGGGCGAGATTCTTTCAAAAGGGCTGTTTTAGGCGGATTGAATAATAAAGGAAACATATTAAATGGTCCAAAAGAAGAAATAGAAAAAGAAGTGGAAGCAGTTCTAAGAAGATTCGGAGAAAAAGGCATTATGATTGGTGCGGACTGTACAATCCAAGGGGAGAATATTAGTCTTGATTATATTAAAACAGCTGTGTATGCGGCGCATAAGTATAAAAGACAGTGATAGGAGGAGATTTTTATGAGAAAAAGAACAGCAGCAGTATTAAGTATGATTTTAGCAATTAGTATGACTGGTTGCAGTAGTGGAGTAAAACCAGAAGAGGAAAAAACAAACGGAAAAAAAGATGACGGAGTATTAGAAATTGAATTTTTCCAGCAAAAAATGGAAGAGGGTCCGCAAAAGGGATATCAAGCTATTATAGATAAGTTTAATGAGGAAAATTCTGATATACGGATTGAAATGAATACGGTTCCTGATGCCGGAACTGTGTTGACGTCTAGAATTGCTTCTGGAGATATACCAGTTTTGTTTTCTGATTATCCGACGCAGCAGCAGTTTAGGCAGAAGGTAGAAAATGGTTATGTCCAGGATTTGTCAGAACAGGAGTGCCTTAAAAATGTAGAGGAATCCGCTTTGGAGATGACAAAACAGAAAGATGGAAAGTATTATGCTCTTCCATATAGTCGTAATTATATGGGGGTATATTATAATCAAGAAATATTTGAAGAAAATAATCTGGAGGTTCCAACTACCTGGAAGGAATTTCTGGAAGTATGTAAAACTTTAAAAGAAAAATCTATTACACCTATTGGATTAATGGGCAAGGATCCAGGACGTGTAGGACATGGATTCCAATGTATGACAGTGGCTTGGGATCCAGAGGGAATTGAAGCAATTGAGCGCGCGGTCAGTGGAGAAGAAAAACTGGAAAATGATGAAGGATTTAGAGAAGTTGCAGAAAAAACTGCAGAATTACTTTCATATACAAATGAAGACGTTCTTGGACTGGCAGATACAACCTGCTGGGAAAACTTTGCGAATGGAAAATATGCAATGTGTATTACAGGGTCTTATGCCAGAGGAACATTGCTGATTGCCAATCCGGATTTGAAGATAGGAGTATTTCCTCTGCCAAATGAAACACAGGAAACTACAAACACTTTATCAGGTATAGACGCCGCTATTTGTGTATCAGCAAAAGCTTCAGAAGAAGAGAAGGAAGCAGCATATAGATTTTTGGATTATTTGGCAGAAACAGAAAATGCACAAACCTTTTGTAATCATGATGGGGCTCCCTCTTGTATTACTGGGGTAACTCCGAATTATGAAGGAATTGAACCTATGATGGATTTAATTAATGCAGGACAGGTTCATGACTGGATGGCGTCAACAATTGACAATAATATTGTGACAGATTTGTATAATGTAACACAGGGATTCTGGAGTGACAAAGATATTGATAATTATCTAAACCAGATGGATACTTCGATAGCGGTAACATCAGCAGAATAGAAGTCTTTTTAGAGGCAGCACTCCTCTTTGATTGTTGCCTCTAAAAATCGGACATTAAAATATCTTCAGAAAGGAGAAGCGGTATGAAGAAAATATCTGGAAGAGCAATTTATTTTAGTTTTACTATAGTTCCTGTGATTTTGTATAGCTTCTTTTACGTTTATTCTGTAATAAGTGGAGTACGTTATAGTTTTACTGACTGGGACGGAATGTCTCCTGAATTTAATTTGATAGGGTTTAAGAATTATGAAGCTCTTTTTAAAAATCCCAATTTTTGGAACTCTTTAAAGACTACGGTTCTTTATAGTATTATGCTGGTAGTAGGGGTTATTGTTTTATCCTTGTTGTTGGCAGTTTCTTTAAACTCATTAAGAAAATTCAGGACTTTTATGAAATCTGTATTTTTTGTACCAGCTATGATAGGTGGTATTACTATTGCACTTATTTGGGATCAGCTTTTTTACAGAGTAGTACCCTTGATAGGAAAAGCTCTGGGAATAGATTGGTTATCGCAAAGTGTATTGATGACAGGAAATACAGCACTTCTGGCTGTGATTTTTGTTCACATATGGCAGGCTGTTGCCCTTCCTACAGTTATTTTTATAGCCGGATTGCAGCAGATTCCTGATGAACAGTATGAATCAGCGAAAATAGATGGAGCAACTGTTTTTGAACGATTTCGTTATATAACGTTTCCTTATTTGATTCCGACATTGACAGTGAATTTGGTTTTGATGGTAAAACAAGGTTTTACTTCTTTTGATTTTCCTTTTGCATTAACAGGTGGAGGGCCAGTAAGAGCAACCGAAGTTATAGGAATCTTGATTTATAATGATGCATTCAAAAAATATGAAGTTTTCAGTAGCAAATGCAGAAGCTTGTGTATTGTTTGTTATTGTAGCTGTTTTTTCATTGACACAGATGAAATTGACAAGTAAAGGAGGGGTACAGGAATGAAAAGAGAAGGTTTTGGTTGGAAAATTGCCAGAAATTTATTTTTACTGGCAGGATTAGGGCTTATTCTTGTGCCCTTATATTTAGTTGTAATCAATTCCTTTAAAACTTTAGAGGAAGCAGGAAGAAATTTTTTTTCATTTCCATCTTCTCTTAATTTTGTAAACTTTCAAAGTCTGTTTTCAAATAGTAATTATTGGGGATTTGCAGTTAATTCTTTGATTATTTCTGTGATTTCAGTCAGCTTGATTTTGATTTTAGTTCCTGCTGTTTCTTATGCAATTGCCAGAAATTATACAAAGAGGTATTATAAAGGTATTTACTTTTACCTGCTGATGGGGCTGTTTATTCCTTCTCAAGTCATTATGCTTCCTGTGACAAAATTGATGACAAATTTAAATCTTTTGAACAGGCAGGGGTTAATTTTGTTATATGCAGCTTTTAGTTTAACACAAGGAGTGTTTCTATTTGTGAATTATATCAGAGGGCTTCCCTACGAGATTGAGGAATCAGCGTATATGGACGGCTGTAATGTGTTTCAGACTTATACAAAAGTTGTAATTCCGTTAGTCAAACCCATGATAGCAACTTTAATTATTATGGATTTGTTGTGGATATGGAATGATTTTATGCTTCCATTATTGATTTTAAATAGGTCACAGGAAAATTGGACATTGCCTCTGTTTCAGTATAACTTTAAGACAGAATATTCATTTGATTATACAATGGCTTTTACAGCATATCTGATGTCTATGTTGCCTATGTTAATTGTATACTGTTTTCGGACAAAAACATATTATTAAAGGTTTAACTGCCGGGTCGGTGAAGGGATAAAGAATTGACTTACTGATTTACGGAAGAGGTGTATGCATGATGAGAAAGATATTGATTATTGAAGATGAGATTTATGCCAGAAAATCAATGAAAAAGCAGCTGGAGGAGTGCCTGGAATCGCAAGAGTATAAAATCTTGGAAGCTATAAATGGAAAACAGGGAATCGATGTGATACAGCAGGAGAAACCAGATATAGTCTTCACAGATATTCGTATGCCGGTTATGGACGGGCTTGAACTTTTAAAACAAATGCGGAAACAGGAGTTAAAAACCAAGGTTGTTATTGTCAGTGCGTATGCTGATTTCGAATATGCAAAATCAGCAATGAGATTTGGAGTGCAGGAGTATCTTTTAAAACCAGTGGAGGATAAAGAATTAAGAGAATGCATTGGAAGGCTGGAAAATGAAGAACAGCAGAAGGAAGAAAAAGAGGTCAGAACAGGAGAAGATAGTCTTACTCGCTATATTTATGAAAGAATTTTTTCAGATAAGGATATAGAAGATTTTGTGAACCGAAATATTTTTAGAAGGATTTTCAGACAATTTCAAGTGATGGTACTATATTGTGAAAAGGGGCAGGAGATTGAAACGGGACAATTATATGAATGGCTAAGTCAGTCAGATGAAGAAAATTTGTTTACCGGATTTCGTTTGCTTAAGATACAAAATTATAAGTATATTATAGTGATGTGTGCAGATTGTCAAACAGGTTTCCGTCAGAGAAATCTTATAAAAAGTATGGAAAAAGCTGGAAAATTGGGTTGGTGTGGCGTTAGCGAAATATGTACAGAAGAAGTCGAAATAAAAAAGGCGTATGAACAAGCGGAATCAGCTTTAGAATACAAGGTATTTTACAAGGATAAGCTGCTGTTATTTGAGATTGTTAGCCAGAATTCTAAAAGAAACTATTGTATGGGAGAGGTTCAGAAAGAAAGATATAAAATAGCATTGGAAAAGGGAAATTTAGAGAAAGCCTGTAGTATTTTAAATGAAATTTTTAAAGATATAGAAAATGGCGAAAGGATAACTGGAAAAAGCTTAGAAGTTTTTCTGACCCAGATATCTTTGATTTATCATCAGGTATCAGGTATTTTGTACCATTTTCAAGTTTTAGATTTTTATTCTATAAAGGAAATTCACAGGGAAATGGAAGAAAAAACAAAAGAGATTTGTTGTATATCAAGGAAAAAGAAAGTAGGAGGGACTGATGAAATTATTCAGAGCATGAAAAATTACGCAAAAGAGAATTGCAGCGGAGATGTTACTGTAAAATTGTTAGCGGAGAAAGTATTTTTTATGAATCCGGCATATTTAAGTCATCTTTTTAAAGAGAAAACGGGAGAAAGTTATTCGGTTTATCTAAAACAAATTCGATTAAAAAAAGCAAAAGAATTGCTTCAGAAAAGTACATGTTCAGTAACAGAAGTTGCTCTTATAACAGGATATAATGACACATCACAGTTTATTCGTATTTTCAAACAGGAAACAGGCATGACTCCGAAAAAGTACAGGAATGAGAAGCAGAGAGGAGAAGGATAAAATGTATGCAGAAAAAACAGGAAAAGTATCTTTCATTGCTTCATGATGAAACGTCATTGGCACTAGGGTGTACGGAACCAGGTGCAGTAGCTCTGGCGGCAGCATATGCAGCAGCAGTTTTAGAAGAAGAAGTACAAAAAATTAAAATTATAGTCAGTTCGTATATTCTGAAAAATGGAATGAATGTAGGAATCCCGGGAACAGGAATGTCAGGTTTTTCCATTGCAGCTGCAATGGGGAGTATTGGAAAAAATCCTGAGAAAGGTCTTATGGTTTTGAATGGTATTTCGGATATAGAAATACAAAAAGCCAAGGAGATGGTTAAAAAAAATATCATATCTATTGATTTGGCAGAAACAGAAGAAAAGGTATACGTAGAGGCACAGGTCACCTCAAAAAATCATTATGCTCGCGCAGTAATAAAAGAAAATCATCAGAATTTGGTATTATTAGAGCGAGATAGAAAAAAGATTTTTGAAAGGAAGGCGGAGGAACTATACGAAAAAAATAGCCAAAAGAACTTAGAAAATTACGATATGACATTGAAAGAAATTGTTAATTTTGTAAAGTCTGTACCAGAGGAAGAATTGAAGTTTCTGGAGCAGATTCTTCAAACGAATCAGGCGATTGCCAGAGAAGGAATGAGAGGAAATTATGGATTAAAAGTTGGATATTCTATGCTGCACGGACAAAAAACAGGATTAATCGGTGGTGATATCGCAACCTATGCATCTGCTATGGCAGCAGCAGCAGCAGATGCCAGAATGTCAGGCTGTGAACTGCCGGTTGTAAGTACAGCAGGAAGTGGAAACCAGGGTATTACGGCTACCGTTCCAATTATAGAAATTGGTGAAAAACTAGGGATTAAACAGGATAAAATACGAAGAGCAGCAGCTCTCAGCATACTATTTACGATACATACAAAGCAATATTTGGGAAGATTATCAGTATTGTGCGGCTGTTCTATTGCGGCAGCTATGGGAGTTGGTTGTGGCATTATTTTTATGAAAGATGGAACCTATGAGCAAATGTGTCATACAGTTTCTACTATGGTAGCAGATATATCAGGAGTGGTTTGTGACGGAGCAAAACCTGGTTGTGCCTTGAAAATTGCTACGGCCGTAGAGTCAGCAGTAAGAGCCGCTAATATGGCTTTGAATGGAAAAGGTGCAGGAGGTCAAGATGGGATTGTATGTGAAGATGTAGAAGCAACATTGTCCAATCTGGGGATTTTAGGCAATATTGGAATGAAAAATACAAATCGTATGATTTTAAAGATGATGTTGCAAAAACAAAAAATATAGGAAGTATATGAAAAAATGGAAGAGAAATTCACGATACAAGAATTGAAAAACTGGATTCAGAAACATGAAGAAGAAATGCTTGAGGATATCAGAGCGCTAGTAGAAATTCCAAGTATATCAGAAAAAGGTGATGAAGAGAATCCTTACGGAATTTACTGTACAAAGGTTTTAAAAAAGATGGAGGAGATTTGTACAAATTGGGGATTTTCGATAAAAAATTATGAGAATAGATGTGTAGAAACATCTTTTGGAAGCGGGGAAAAAAAGATTGGTATATGGGGACATCTTGATGTTGTTCCAGCAGGAGAAGATTGGATTTATCCGCCCTTTATGTGTACCAGAAAGAAGAATTTCCTTATAGGCCGGGGGGTGCAAGACAACAAGGGGCCAGTTATTACGTTTTTGTATGCTATGAGATTTCTAAAAGAAGTAGGATTTACTCCAACAGTGACCTTTCATCAGATTCTGGGGTGTAATGAAGAACAAGGAATGGAGGAGGTTGAGTACTATTTAAAGATGGCGGGTATTCCTGAATTTTCTATTGTAACAGATTGTAGTTTTCCTGTATGTTGTGGAGAAAAAGGGATATGTAAACTCAAGATTCAGTCCTCTATTGTGGATAAAAGGATAGAATATTTACAAGGAGGAAGTTCCTCTAATTCAGTTCCTGATTATGCTTGGGCTCTGCTTGACGGCAAGAAAAGAGAGGCATTAGGAATTGCTGGACATGCGGCATTTCCCGGAAAAAGCAAAAATGCGATAGGCATATTGTGTAAGCATTTGACAGAACAATTACCAGAAGAGAGAGCTGTTGAATTTTTAGCTATTCTAGGAGAGGAGGGGTACGGAAAAAAAGCAGGAATAAATTGCGAAGATGAAGTTTCAGGAACGCTTACTTGTAATGTTGGAACAGCAGAGTTGAAAAATGAAAGAATAGAAGCGGAAATTGATATACGGTATCCTGTGACAAAGAGTATAGAAAAAATTTTACAACGTTTAGAATCTCTTATGAAGAAGTATGGATATGTAATAAAAGAATTTAAAGATAGTCCGCCGTATTATATAAGTCCAGAGAATGATATGGTAGACATGCTTACTCATATATACAGAAAACGAATGCCGGGAGCAGATTGTACTCCTTATATTATGGGTGGAGGAACTTATGCAAGAAAAATTCCGAATGCGGTAGGTTTTGGTCCTGGAATGAATTTGGAAATTTCTCATCTGGATTTGCCGCAGGGACATGGTGCCTGTCATAGTGCAGATGAGAGCCAGGATATAAAAAAGTTAGAGAAAGCGTTGGAAATTTATGTGTATGCCATGGTTAATATTAGTCATTATTTTGAAAGTAAATAGTCATATAGAGAATACGATATTGGAGGTAAATTGGTATGAAAAGAATAAAATTGGGACGTACAGAGTTAGAAATTCCTGAAATTGGACTGGGTTGTATGCGGATTACAGAACTGAAAAGTGAAGCGAAGATACGGGAATTGCTTGAAACAGCATTAGAAAATGGAATAAATTTCTTTGACCATGCAGATATCTATGCAGGAGGAGAGGCTGAAGCGGCTTTTGGAAAAGCAATGGATAGTACTTTGAGGGAAAAAATAATTTTGCAGTCAAAGTGTGGTATTCGCCCGGGAGTAGCATATGATTTTTCAAAAAGGCATATTTTACAAACTGTTGATGCAAGTTTAAAGCGTCTGAAAACAGATTATCTTGATATACTGCTGCTTCACAGACCAGATACATTGATGGAACCAGAAGAGGTTGCAGAGGCATTTAGAATTTTGGAAGAATCCGGTAAGGTACGGTATTTTGGAGTAAGTAATGAAAATTCAATGCAAATAGAATTTTTGAATAAATATTGTAATGGAAAAATAATGGTAGACCAGTTGCAGTTTAGCATTGCTCATTGTGATATTATAGATTCTGGAATTCATGTGAACATACATAGTGAAGCCGGTGCTAATAGAGATGGTAGTATTTTGGAATATTGCCGATTAAAAGGAATTACAA
This region includes:
- a CDS encoding L-cysteine desulfidase family protein, whose protein sequence is MQKKQEKYLSLLHDETSLALGCTEPGAVALAAAYAAAVLEEEVQKIKIIVSSYILKNGMNVGIPGTGMSGFSIAAAMGSIGKNPEKGLMVLNGISDIEIQKAKEMVKKNIISIDLAETEEKVYVEAQVTSKNHYARAVIKENHQNLVLLERDRKKIFERKAEELYEKNSQKNLENYDMTLKEIVNFVKSVPEEELKFLEQILQTNQAIAREGMRGNYGLKVGYSMLHGQKTGLIGGDIATYASAMAAAAADARMSGCELPVVSTAGSGNQGITATVPIIEIGEKLGIKQDKIRRAAALSILFTIHTKQYLGRLSVLCGCSIAAAMGVGCGIIFMKDGTYEQMCHTVSTMVADISGVVCDGAKPGCALKIATAVESAVRAANMALNGKGAGGQDGIVCEDVEATLSNLGILGNIGMKNTNRMILKMMLQKQKI
- a CDS encoding M20/M25/M40 family metallo-hydrolase, yielding MEEKFTIQELKNWIQKHEEEMLEDIRALVEIPSISEKGDEENPYGIYCTKVLKKMEEICTNWGFSIKNYENRCVETSFGSGEKKIGIWGHLDVVPAGEDWIYPPFMCTRKKNFLIGRGVQDNKGPVITFLYAMRFLKEVGFTPTVTFHQILGCNEEQGMEEVEYYLKMAGIPEFSIVTDCSFPVCCGEKGICKLKIQSSIVDKRIEYLQGGSSSNSVPDYAWALLDGKKREALGIAGHAAFPGKSKNAIGILCKHLTEQLPEERAVEFLAILGEEGYGKKAGINCEDEVSGTLTCNVGTAELKNERIEAEIDIRYPVTKSIEKILQRLESLMKKYGYVIKEFKDSPPYYISPENDMVDMLTHIYRKRMPGADCTPYIMGGGTYARKIPNAVGFGPGMNLEISHLDLPQGHGACHSADESQDIKKLEKALEIYVYAMVNISHYFESK
- a CDS encoding aldo/keto reductase, with translation MKRIKLGRTELEIPEIGLGCMRITELKSEAKIRELLETALENGINFFDHADIYAGGEAEAAFGKAMDSTLREKIILQSKCGIRPGVAYDFSKRHILQTVDASLKRLKTDYLDILLLHRPDTLMEPEEVAEAFRILEESGKVRYFGVSNENSMQIEFLNKYCNGKIMVDQLQFSIAHCDIIDSGIHVNIHSEAGANRDGSILEYCRLKGITIQAWSPFQYGMFEGVFLNNEKFPELNKKIDELAEKYDVTNNAIAVAWILRHPAKIQTIVGTTNKQRLIDICKASDIKLTRDEWYALYMEAGKILP